The Coffea eugenioides isolate CCC68of chromosome 8, Ceug_1.0, whole genome shotgun sequence genome has a segment encoding these proteins:
- the LOC113781344 gene encoding LOW QUALITY PROTEIN: glycine-rich cell wall structural protein 1.8-like (The sequence of the model RefSeq protein was modified relative to this genomic sequence to represent the inferred CDS: inserted 2 bases in 1 codon) — MATHKVLSFVFFVLLGITICCECRSLLTFGGGGYNEGSGGVTGGGGFGHGIGGGYGAGGGAGYGHGGGEGAGGGYGGGGYGHGGGAGAGGGYGGGGYGKGGGAGAGGGYGGGGEGGGGYGKGGGAGGGGGYGKGGGAGAGGGYGGGGEGGGGYGXGGGVGGGGESGGGYGKGGGAGGGGGYGKGGGAGAGGGYGGGGEGGGYGKGGGAGVGGGYGGGGEGGGGYGKGGGVGGGAGGGSGGGYGGGEGGGKGGGYGAGGGHGGGAGGGYGGGGASGGGYGSGGGAGGGYGGGAGGGSGYGGGHAR, encoded by the exons ATGGCTACTCACAAAGTTCTCAGTTTTGTCTTCTTTGTTTTATTGGGCATAACAATATGTTGTGAATGCAGATCACTCCTCACTTTTGGAGGAGGAGGCTACAACGAAGGTTCGGGTGGTGTTACAGGAGGGGGTGGCTTTGGCCATGGTATTGGTGGTGGTTATGGAGCTGGTGGTGGAGCTGGTTATGGCCACGGTGGCGGTGAAGGCGCCGGGGGTGGTTACGGTGGAGGAGGCTATGGCCACGGTGGAGGTGCAGGAGCCGGAGGTGGTTATGGTGGAGGAGGCTATGGAAAGGGTGGCGGTGCAGGAGCTGGGGGTGGTTACGGTGGGGGAGGTGAGGGAGGAGGTGGCTATGGAAAGGGAGGTGGTGCTGGAGGTGGAGGTGGTTATGGAAAGGGTGGCGGTGCAGGAGCAGGGGGTGGTTATGGTGGAGGAGGTGAGGGTGGTGGAGGCTATGG AGGGGGTGGTGTAGGTGGTGGAGGTGAGAGCGGGGGTGGCTATGGAAAGGGAGGTGGTGCTGGAGGTGGAGGTGGTTATGGAAAGGGTGGCGGTGCTGGAGCAGGAGGTGGTTATGGTGGAGGAGGTGAAGGTGGAGGTTATGGAAAGGGTGGCGGTGCTGGAGTTGGAGGTGGTTACGGTGGAGGAGGTGAGGGTGGTGGAGGCTATGGGAAGGGGGGTGGTGTAGGTGGTGGAGCCGGTGGTGGTAGTGGTGGAGGTTATGGTGGAGGTGAAGGAGGTGGTAAGGGTGGCGGTTATGGAGCTGGAGGTGGACATGGTGGAGGTGCTGGAGGAGGTTATGGAGGAGGAGGAGCTAGTGGAGGTGGATATGGCAGCGGTGGAGGAGCAGGTGGTGGATACGGAGGTGGCGCTGGTGGTGGTTCAGGCTATGGTGGTGGACATGCACGCTGA